A region from the Desulfobacterales bacterium genome encodes:
- a CDS encoding c-type cytochrome: MNRKGTILFIALLLSAATASAQQPNVFESQGCGVCHKPSGGVANPSLIDISKNYTDREGQLIKYFKGEAEPVINPQRAGIMKPHLEKTKALSDADLKNLADFIMNHKQ, translated from the coding sequence ATGAACCGAAAAGGAACAATTCTGTTTATTGCACTGCTGCTGAGTGCAGCAACTGCCAGCGCGCAACAGCCAAACGTATTTGAATCACAGGGATGCGGCGTCTGCCATAAGCCTTCCGGTGGCGTCGCAAATCCTTCCCTGATCGATATTTCAAAAAATTACACAGACAGAGAAGGCCAGTTGATAAAGTATTTCAAAGGAGAGGCCGAACCGGTCATCAATCCGCAGAGAGCCGGGATCATGAAACCACATCTTGAAAAAACAAAGGCACTTTCTGATGCAGACCTGAAAAACCTGGCTGATTTTATCATGAACCACAAACAATGA
- a CDS encoding ATP-binding cassette domain-containing protein, whose protein sequence is MTVSANAIEVSDMTRRFGPVAAVDHVSFNVGEGEIFGFLGPNGAGKTTLIRMLTTLIRPSSGTARISGFDVVSRPDAVRRSIGVVPQAMTSDLDLTGHENMDIYGRFYSIAAKTRKKRICYLLDKVGLSDRAGNLVGTYSGGMRRRLEIARGLLHQPKILFLDEPSIGLDPQSRRVVWEFIRNLSREETITIFLSTHYMEEAEALCSRIAIIDSGKIIAMGTPDELKSVVPGNDIITLAVENLTDTVAENIRQLPFVHKIGIDDGKVIIYVDSGARNLPLLIDEIRSMGRKVISISLQEQSLEDVFIHFTGKSIRKEESRKVNFLIGAGIPRKPGR, encoded by the coding sequence ATGACGGTTTCCGCCAACGCAATTGAAGTATCGGACATGACCCGGCGGTTCGGACCCGTTGCCGCTGTTGACCATGTGAGTTTCAATGTCGGCGAAGGGGAGATATTCGGATTTCTCGGCCCCAACGGAGCCGGGAAAACCACCCTGATCCGGATGCTGACCACCCTGATCCGTCCGAGCTCGGGCACGGCCCGCATCAGCGGCTTTGATGTGGTAAGCCGCCCCGATGCGGTCCGGCGCAGCATCGGCGTCGTGCCCCAGGCCATGACCAGCGACCTGGATCTAACCGGTCATGAAAACATGGACATTTACGGCCGGTTTTACAGCATTGCCGCAAAGACAAGAAAAAAACGGATCTGCTACCTTCTGGACAAGGTTGGCCTCAGCGACCGGGCCGGGAATCTGGTGGGCACCTATTCCGGGGGAATGCGAAGGCGGCTTGAGATCGCGCGTGGCCTGCTCCACCAGCCGAAAATTCTGTTCCTCGACGAGCCGTCCATCGGCCTGGATCCGCAGTCCAGACGGGTGGTATGGGAGTTTATCCGGAACCTCAGCCGTGAAGAGACGATCACCATTTTCCTGTCCACCCATTACATGGAAGAAGCCGAGGCCTTATGCAGCCGGATTGCCATCATCGACAGCGGAAAAATCATCGCCATGGGCACACCGGATGAACTCAAGTCCGTCGTCCCCGGAAACGATATCATCACCCTTGCCGTTGAAAATCTCACGGACACGGTAGCCGAAAACATCCGGCAGCTGCCGTTTGTCCATAAAATCGGGATTGACGACGGAAAGGTCATCATATACGTGGACAGCGGGGCCCGGAATCTTCCGCTTCTTATCGATGAGATCCGGTCCATGGGCAGAAAAGTGATATCCATTTCACTTCAGGAGCAATCCCTTGAAGATGTCTTCATCCATTTTACCGGCAAATCGATCCGGAAGGAAGAATCCCGGAAGGTCAATTTTCTGATCGGAGCCGGAATCCCCCGGAAACCGGGCAGATGA
- a CDS encoding efflux RND transporter periplasmic adaptor subunit, whose product MKKKIASAAAFITAIITVCLLLFYHIREKGPEVIRSTGTVEGTEVNIASMISGRIAAHYVDEGDRVQKSDILIELESDELEASLESALAGVEKSRADIRVFSSAIDTARAAIRSAEAEILTARAQMDRAQAQMAETERDMQRYGILYRKQIVPKASYESTVTRYDTATADYYASKAGRAAADSGLHAARTQLRAAESQLDSARASLKQSEANVLFWRARLAQTILSSPVSGTIVFKGFEPGETVSPGQTILTLIDFNGLYIRVDIEETLIAAISLNSQPRIRTPGKPGHMLEGRVTRIGRYGEFATQRDVTRGRQDIKAFNVHIRADDPAGLLKPGMTVEVAFTGSRSR is encoded by the coding sequence ATGAAGAAAAAAATAGCATCTGCCGCGGCCTTTATTACAGCGATCATTACAGTCTGCCTGTTGCTGTTTTACCATATCCGGGAAAAGGGGCCGGAGGTTATCCGGTCCACCGGCACGGTCGAAGGAACCGAGGTCAATATCGCTTCGATGATTTCAGGCAGGATTGCCGCCCATTACGTTGATGAAGGCGACCGGGTTCAAAAATCGGACATTCTCATCGAGCTGGAAAGCGACGAACTTGAAGCCTCGCTTGAATCAGCCCTGGCGGGCGTTGAAAAATCAAGGGCTGATATCCGGGTGTTTTCTTCAGCCATTGACACCGCCCGGGCCGCCATCCGCAGCGCGGAGGCGGAGATTCTCACTGCACGGGCACAAATGGACAGGGCACAGGCTCAGATGGCAGAAACAGAGCGGGACATGCAGCGGTACGGGATCCTCTACCGGAAACAGATTGTCCCGAAGGCATCGTATGAGAGCACCGTCACCCGTTATGATACGGCAACAGCGGATTATTATGCGTCAAAAGCCGGCCGGGCGGCAGCCGATTCCGGACTCCACGCCGCCAGAACCCAGCTCAGGGCCGCTGAAAGCCAGCTGGATTCGGCCCGGGCATCCCTGAAACAATCCGAGGCCAATGTATTGTTTTGGCGGGCCCGGCTGGCTCAGACGATCCTGTCGAGCCCGGTTTCCGGAACGATCGTATTCAAGGGGTTTGAACCGGGCGAAACCGTCAGCCCCGGCCAGACCATTTTAACCCTCATCGATTTCAACGGCCTCTATATCCGGGTGGACATCGAAGAAACGCTGATTGCCGCCATTTCGCTAAATTCTCAGCCGCGAATCCGCACCCCTGGAAAACCCGGCCACATGCTTGAAGGCCGGGTCACTCGCATCGGACGCTACGGAGAATTTGCCACTCAGCGGGATGTCACCCGGGGCCGTCAGGATATCAAAGCTTTCAACGTCCATATCCGCGCAGATGACCCGGCCGGCCTTCTGAAGCCCGGAATGACCGTCGAGGTGGCGTTTACCGGGAGCAGAAGCAGATGA
- a CDS encoding ABC transporter permease, whose amino-acid sequence MIRLMAVIDRDFKKFRRNPVVLAMSIFMPILYLIILGNSFQGKLRHLPVVVVNQDTGTFSKRIIENLRAVEAGPRTLSIESAADPGSAIEGVKTGRYKAALIIPPDFSKRVIARGKPEIGLFLDNTDGISSETIRSVAAGAIRYVRSEYEPVRQKPDEIMMRDISLYRQVDYNQSLVPGVVIMAIFLGALTTGAFNLVMDRFLGVDESYLLTPLTQLDIVAGLIISGLTITTFIAGIIFIVCIAITGIPFSQTFMHAPSLFLIIILTTLSLQSLMFLILGRIRHPRIVGILSGFMNVILFFPSGAVYPISSFPGWLRMLTKINPEAYAVDALKSVIFKGAEVQTILADIGFLSVFTVIMMTAAIITFKRTL is encoded by the coding sequence ATGATCCGACTGATGGCCGTGATAGACAGGGATTTTAAAAAATTCAGAAGAAATCCGGTTGTGCTCGCCATGAGTATCTTCATGCCCATATTGTATCTGATCATTCTGGGAAATTCTTTTCAGGGAAAACTCCGGCATCTTCCTGTAGTGGTTGTCAACCAGGACACGGGAACCTTTTCAAAACGCATCATAGAAAACCTCCGCGCCGTTGAAGCCGGTCCCCGGACCTTGAGCATCGAATCCGCCGCCGACCCCGGAAGCGCTATCGAAGGCGTCAAAACCGGCCGGTACAAGGCCGCGCTGATCATCCCGCCGGATTTCAGCAAACGGGTTATCGCCAGAGGCAAACCCGAAATCGGCCTTTTCCTGGACAACACCGACGGAATTTCATCCGAGACAATACGATCCGTGGCAGCCGGAGCGATACGATACGTCCGGTCCGAATATGAGCCCGTCCGGCAAAAGCCGGACGAGATCATGATGCGCGATATCAGCCTTTACCGGCAGGTCGATTATAACCAGTCCCTCGTACCGGGCGTGGTCATCATGGCCATCTTTCTGGGTGCGCTGACCACGGGGGCATTCAATCTGGTCATGGACCGGTTTCTGGGTGTCGATGAAAGCTATCTGCTCACGCCGCTGACCCAGCTGGATATCGTTGCCGGACTGATCATCAGCGGCCTGACCATCACCACGTTTATCGCCGGAATCATTTTTATCGTCTGCATCGCGATTACCGGCATTCCGTTTTCACAGACATTCATGCATGCGCCATCGCTTTTTCTGATCATTATCCTGACCACGCTCAGCCTGCAGAGCCTCATGTTCCTCATTCTGGGCCGGATACGTCACCCGCGGATCGTCGGGATACTGAGCGGATTTATGAACGTCATCCTGTTTTTCCCCAGCGGTGCAGTGTATCCCATATCCAGTTTCCCCGGCTGGCTCAGGATGCTTACAAAAATCAATCCCGAAGCCTACGCAGTCGATGCCTTGAAATCGGTGATCTTCAAAGGAGCCGAGGTGCAGACCATCCTGGCCGACATCGGGTTTCTCTCGGTCTTTACCGTAATCATGATGACCGCAGCAATTATCACCTTCAAACGGACCCTGTAA
- a CDS encoding DegQ family serine endoprotease, which produces MLIIMETGESWNSRTISPGKRYVKFLSIICLVIQTWVWMLVLPASSQAFTTADARSGIPQTFSPLVKTASPSVVNISIVKTIKGTRMPSLPFAPDDPMRDFFEQFFGEQIPEDFKQQSLGTGFIIDQEGFILTNNHVVEKADEIKVILADSREFIARVIGRDPKTDLALIRIEDDKPLPALPLGDSDKLEVGDWVVAIGNPFGLGNTVTSGIVSAKYRHLGVQSYDNFIQTDASINPGNSGGPLLNISGEVIGINSVIFSQSGGNIGIGFAIPINMAKALIPQLKKGKVIRGWLGVIIQQITPALKDKLGLKNELGALVSDVPAGGPADKSGIQRGDVISSFNGKSVTSSRDLPAIVAATPVGKTVEVEIIRKGQLKTIQVTIEEMNEQGEEGPAPAVREKSAGLGMRVEALTPEISSDFGLTQTTGIIVVEVQPDSPTENAGIMAGDIVLEVDQVPVKNIDDFYQKIKPHTAGDTILFLIERQGITQYVALGIPK; this is translated from the coding sequence ATGTTGATCATCATGGAAACCGGCGAAAGCTGGAATAGTAGAACTATTTCACCGGGAAAGCGATATGTAAAATTTCTGTCTATCATATGTCTGGTAATCCAGACATGGGTATGGATGCTTGTCCTGCCGGCTTCATCACAGGCCTTCACAACCGCCGATGCCCGGTCAGGCATCCCCCAAACCTTTTCTCCTCTGGTCAAAACGGCCAGTCCGTCGGTAGTAAACATCAGCATCGTAAAAACCATAAAGGGCACCCGAATGCCTTCCCTTCCATTTGCGCCGGATGATCCCATGAGAGACTTTTTTGAACAGTTTTTCGGCGAGCAGATACCCGAGGATTTTAAACAGCAAAGCCTCGGAACCGGTTTTATAATCGATCAGGAAGGCTTCATTTTAACCAATAATCACGTGGTTGAAAAGGCCGATGAAATCAAGGTGATACTGGCCGACAGCAGAGAATTTATCGCCCGGGTTATCGGTCGGGACCCGAAGACAGATCTGGCGCTCATCCGCATTGAAGATGATAAACCCTTGCCCGCCCTGCCGCTGGGAGATTCGGACAAACTCGAAGTCGGGGACTGGGTCGTTGCCATCGGAAATCCATTCGGCCTGGGCAATACGGTGACATCCGGCATTGTCAGCGCCAAGTACCGGCATCTGGGGGTTCAATCCTACGACAATTTTATCCAGACAGATGCATCCATCAATCCAGGGAACAGTGGCGGGCCGCTTCTGAATATATCCGGAGAAGTGATCGGGATCAATTCCGTCATCTTCTCCCAGAGCGGTGGTAACATCGGTATCGGTTTTGCCATTCCCATCAATATGGCCAAAGCGCTCATTCCCCAACTCAAAAAAGGTAAGGTGATCCGGGGCTGGCTGGGTGTTATCATTCAACAGATAACTCCTGCCCTGAAAGACAAACTCGGTCTCAAGAATGAACTCGGTGCACTGGTATCTGATGTACCCGCAGGCGGACCGGCTGACAAAAGCGGTATCCAGCGGGGGGATGTCATTTCATCCTTTAACGGAAAATCCGTCACAAGCTCCCGGGACCTGCCCGCTATCGTAGCAGCCACGCCTGTCGGAAAAACAGTGGAAGTTGAAATCATCCGAAAAGGCCAACTGAAAACCATCCAGGTCACCATCGAAGAAATGAATGAGCAGGGAGAAGAAGGACCTGCCCCAGCCGTTAGAGAAAAATCGGCCGGGCTTGGCATGAGGGTAGAAGCACTCACACCGGAGATCTCAAGTGATTTTGGCCTCACGCAAACAACCGGAATAATTGTCGTTGAAGTGCAACCGGATTCTCCGACTGAAAATGCCGGCATCATGGCCGGCGATATCGTCCTTGAAGTCGATCAGGTCCCGGTAAAAAATATCGATGATTTCTACCAGAAGATCAAACCGCATACCGCCGGGGATACCATCCTTTTTCTGATTGAGCGTCAAGGCATCACTCAATACGTAGCTCTTGGTATTCCAAAATAA
- a CDS encoding type I restriction endonuclease: protein MKATTEKAFEAYIQETMSARGWISGSNQSWDKNKALFPDQVISFIKDTQADLWAQMEKLHGQELIGKLIETLVKERNFKGTLYIIRHGFKFYGKIFKLAYFQPAHSLVKETLELFLKNQLHATRQIACHPSDSSTVDMVLSLNGIPLATMELKNPATGQTWKQAVSQYKSDRDPRAPLFQFIKGAVVHFAVDPDEVYMATRLNKEKTFFLPFNRGSAPGEIECGKGNPQHPSGHRTGYFWEDVLERTSFLDIVGNYIFLETSEETVYDVAGGRRKVTRETMVFPRYHQLDAVRSLVRNARTEQAGNNYLIQHSAGSGKTNSISWLSHRLSSLHTVTDAKIFDCVVVITDRRVLDQQLQDAIYQIEHAQGVVKAIDENSRQLAEALVDGTKIVITTLQKFPFILRGLLHIAGADNIDNPDQASIAKAKEWQDAIAARKYAVIVDEAHSSQTGETARELKRILGAGTEQGTEESELDWEDGLNKVMESRGRQKNLSFFAFTATPKGKTLELFGRKGASGKPEAFHTYSMKQAIEEGFILDVLQHYTTYKTYFKLVKSVEDDPAMPKKKARKKLAKFMALHPHNIEQKTEIMVEHFRDHVKHKLRGRAKAMVVTGSRLHAVRYMLAFQRYIEENHYADIHPLVAFSGTVKDPDTVKEYTEPSMNIDAVTGKTISESQLPDKFDSSDYQVLLVANKYQTGFDQPLLCAMYVDKRLDGVQAVQTLSRLNRTIAGKEPPFVLDFVNESEDIRKAFKPYYNVTTLQESSDPNHLELLKHELNSFQVYLWSEVVGFCHVFYLPQYKQNPSDHARMEKMVAPAVDRFKALDAEKKEAFYEKITAYTSFYSFISQIIPYSDQELEMLYSYGRYLVPRLDSGEDGVNPHPEKEVVLQYYRIEKVMSDAIVMEDGDPYGVKSPTAVGTGKAKDEDKPLSEIIQALNDRFGTDFSDEDRLFFEQIKEKALKDERIIQTAKANPLDKFELGIRAIIESLMMQRMSENDGIVTRYMDDNNFQKTIFPILAKEIYKSILEKQE from the coding sequence ATGAAAGCAACCACCGAAAAAGCCTTTGAAGCCTATATCCAGGAAACCATGTCCGCAAGGGGGTGGATTTCCGGTTCCAATCAATCATGGGATAAAAACAAAGCCCTCTTTCCCGATCAAGTCATTTCCTTCATAAAAGACACCCAGGCAGACCTTTGGGCGCAGATGGAAAAACTCCATGGCCAAGAACTCATCGGAAAATTGATTGAAACCCTGGTTAAAGAGCGAAATTTCAAGGGAACCCTGTACATCATTCGCCACGGCTTCAAGTTCTATGGGAAAATCTTCAAGCTGGCATATTTTCAACCGGCCCACAGTCTGGTCAAAGAAACCCTTGAGTTGTTTTTAAAAAATCAACTCCATGCCACCCGTCAAATTGCTTGTCATCCCTCCGATTCCAGCACCGTTGACATGGTTCTTTCGCTCAATGGGATACCGCTTGCCACCATGGAGCTAAAAAATCCGGCTACCGGGCAAACCTGGAAACAGGCAGTATCCCAATACAAGAGCGACCGTGATCCGCGCGCACCGCTCTTTCAGTTTATCAAGGGAGCGGTGGTTCACTTTGCAGTTGATCCGGATGAAGTGTATATGGCAACCCGCCTCAACAAAGAAAAAACCTTCTTCCTGCCCTTTAACCGTGGCAGTGCCCCTGGTGAAATTGAATGCGGGAAAGGCAATCCTCAGCACCCGTCGGGTCACCGAACCGGTTATTTTTGGGAAGATGTTCTTGAACGGACCAGCTTTCTGGATATCGTCGGAAATTATATCTTTTTGGAAACCAGTGAAGAAACCGTTTATGATGTGGCGGGCGGTCGCAGGAAAGTCACCAGAGAAACCATGGTTTTTCCCCGGTATCATCAGCTTGATGCCGTCCGGAGCCTGGTACGAAATGCCCGTACAGAACAGGCAGGCAATAACTACTTGATTCAGCATTCAGCCGGAAGCGGTAAAACCAACAGCATTTCCTGGCTTTCCCACCGGCTTTCCAGCCTCCATACCGTAACCGATGCAAAGATTTTTGATTGCGTGGTGGTCATCACTGATCGCCGCGTACTCGACCAACAATTACAGGACGCCATTTACCAGATAGAACATGCCCAGGGGGTCGTCAAGGCGATTGATGAAAACTCCCGCCAGCTTGCCGAAGCCTTGGTCGATGGCACCAAGATCGTCATTACCACGCTGCAAAAGTTTCCCTTTATTCTTCGCGGGCTTTTACATATTGCCGGTGCTGATAATATAGACAACCCGGACCAAGCCTCGATTGCCAAGGCCAAAGAGTGGCAGGACGCCATAGCTGCCCGGAAATATGCGGTGATTGTCGATGAAGCCCATTCCAGCCAGACGGGTGAAACTGCGCGCGAGCTCAAACGCATTTTAGGTGCAGGCACCGAACAGGGGACAGAAGAAAGCGAGCTGGACTGGGAAGACGGCCTCAATAAAGTCATGGAATCGCGGGGCAGACAGAAAAATCTGAGCTTCTTTGCTTTTACCGCCACACCCAAAGGCAAGACACTGGAACTCTTTGGCCGCAAGGGAGCCAGCGGAAAACCGGAAGCCTTTCACACCTATTCCATGAAGCAGGCCATTGAAGAAGGTTTTATTCTTGATGTGCTTCAACACTATACCACCTACAAGACTTACTTTAAACTGGTAAAAAGCGTTGAGGACGATCCGGCCATGCCGAAAAAAAAGGCCAGGAAAAAACTTGCCAAGTTTATGGCCCTGCATCCCCATAACATCGAACAGAAAACCGAAATCATGGTTGAGCACTTTCGTGACCATGTTAAACACAAACTCCGTGGACGGGCCAAAGCCATGGTCGTTACCGGTTCACGATTGCATGCCGTACGGTACATGCTGGCATTTCAACGATATATCGAAGAAAACCATTACGCCGATATTCATCCGCTGGTCGCCTTCAGTGGAACCGTTAAAGACCCGGACACGGTAAAAGAATATACGGAACCATCAATGAATATTGATGCGGTTACCGGAAAAACCATCTCTGAATCCCAGCTTCCGGATAAATTTGATTCGTCTGATTACCAGGTGCTTTTAGTCGCCAATAAATACCAGACCGGCTTTGACCAACCGCTTTTGTGTGCCATGTATGTAGATAAAAGGCTGGATGGCGTACAGGCGGTTCAGACATTATCACGGTTAAACAGGACAATCGCCGGTAAGGAACCGCCTTTTGTTCTCGATTTCGTGAATGAATCCGAAGACATCCGCAAGGCTTTCAAGCCTTATTACAATGTGACGACACTGCAAGAGTCATCCGATCCAAATCACCTTGAGTTGCTTAAACATGAATTGAATTCATTCCAGGTCTACTTATGGTCAGAGGTGGTTGGGTTTTGTCATGTTTTCTACCTCCCGCAATACAAACAAAATCCTTCTGACCATGCACGTATGGAAAAAATGGTTGCTCCCGCTGTTGATCGTTTCAAAGCGCTTGATGCAGAGAAAAAGGAAGCCTTCTATGAAAAGATAACCGCCTATACCAGTTTCTATTCCTTCATCAGTCAAATCATCCCATATTCCGACCAAGAACTTGAAATGCTTTACAGCTATGGCCGCTACCTGGTTCCTCGTCTTGACTCAGGTGAAGACGGAGTGAACCCGCATCCTGAAAAAGAAGTTGTTCTCCAATATTACCGTATCGAAAAAGTAATGTCTGACGCTATTGTTATGGAAGACGGTGATCCGTATGGCGTTAAATCTCCAACCGCAGTAGGAACAGGAAAAGCAAAAGATGAAGACAAACCTCTTTCGGAAATCATTCAGGCATTGAATGACCGTTTTGGAACAGACTTTTCCGACGAAGATAGATTATTCTTTGAACAGATCAAGGAAAAGGCTTTGAAAGATGAACGAATCATTCAAACAGCTAAAGCCAATCCGCTTGATAAATTCGAACTGGGCATAAGAGCCATTATTGAATCGCTGATGATGCAAAGAATGTCAGAAAATGATGGAATCGTAACAAGGTATATGGACGATAATAATTTCCAGAAGACGATATTCCCGATTCTTGCAAAAGAAATCTACAAAAGCATTTTGGAGAAACAAGAATGA
- a CDS encoding DUF1499 domain-containing protein: protein MLNRHHWVTTILGLLFAVISCSGKNPADIRMINGRLSPCPDTPNCVCSEDEGRSSFIEPIAFNDAAEISWERAKAVIQQMGGSLKTSEDGYLRATFTTKVFRFVDDLELRMDDKKKVFHVRSASRVGHSDLGVNRRRIERLRAAFNLEQKSTNRKEKEP from the coding sequence ATGTTAAACCGCCATCATTGGGTTACGACGATTCTCGGGCTGCTATTTGCCGTCATATCGTGTTCCGGAAAAAATCCCGCCGATATCAGGATGATTAACGGCCGATTAAGCCCCTGCCCGGATACGCCCAACTGCGTATGCAGCGAAGATGAAGGCAGATCATCTTTTATTGAACCGATAGCCTTCAACGATGCAGCAGAAATCTCATGGGAAAGGGCAAAAGCCGTCATACAGCAGATGGGCGGAAGCCTGAAAACCTCAGAAGACGGTTATCTTCGGGCGACCTTCACGACGAAGGTTTTCCGGTTTGTGGATGATCTGGAACTGCGGATGGATGATAAAAAAAAAGTTTTTCATGTGAGGTCGGCATCCAGAGTCGGACATTCGGATCTGGGTGTTAACAGAAGGCGGATAGAGAGGCTTCGGGCCGCATTCAACCTGGAGCAGAAATCAACAAACAGAAAGGAAAAAGAACCATGA